A part of Xenopus tropicalis strain Nigerian chromosome 4, UCB_Xtro_10.0, whole genome shotgun sequence genomic DNA contains:
- the LOC100485206 gene encoding volume-regulated anion channel subunit LRRC8C, with protein sequence MIPIGEFRQFSELQPAYRVLKPWWDVLMDYLSVAMLMIGVFGCTLQIMQIKIVCLPKGIQNLHNSISSSESNSLVTNKSAAPGILEMKGLKTNLDFQQYSYVNQMCYEVAIHWYTKYFPYLVLFHTLVFMLCSNFWFKFPGSCSKIEHFISILWKCFDSPWTTSALCNVSDEGSEDKITTKNNEDKTSVNQPTNQNALEMSLFESPTTDKAPVGALDKKEREQAKALFEKVKNFRHHVEGGVLLYSMYTCQTILKVTNFLFVIGYNSALTFEVEFTVLCNADLQGITGYTYFYCNRPMAYLFSKLSFFYLCVVGVYGFTCFFTIYWLFYGHLKEYSFECVRQEAGINDIPDVKNDLAFMFHIVDHYDSLFSKRMAIFLSETSENRLRQLNLNKEWNAEKLREKLETNACNLLELKLHMIPGLPDAVFEITELQSLRLEKMNNIMIPATIAQLNNLHALFLLQSTIKLHTAAFAFLMEHLQTLTVKFDNIQQIPLWIYGLSCLEELHLICSQSPDVAKNITFESFKNLNNLKHLFIKSQLSGIPQNVTDISLQLQRFSIHNEGIKLVIPNSLKKMVNLTVLELIQCNLGHVPNSIFSLRALKELNLEGNNLRSIQELASFQHLHNLTILKLWHNKIAKIPDHINKLTNLEQLNLSHNNIREIPHSLFLCSKLRYLDLSYNDICIIQPYIWMLQSLKYFSIKCNKVEIIPNELFLCRRLETLNLGKNKLHCLSPNIGNLEFLSHLDIKGNCIRALPPELGCCKSLNKNELIIEDNMMGCWHSLLLNKQIQNN encoded by the exons ATGATTCCAATCGGAGAATTTCGCCAGTTTTCTGAGCTGCAGCCAGCCTACCGTGTTCTCAAACCCTGGTGGGATGTCTTAATGGACTACCTCTCTGTGGCTATGCTGATGATTGGAGTGTTTGGTTGCACATTGCAG ATCATGCAGATAAAGATAGTATGCCTTCCAAAAGGAATACAGAATCTTCACAACTCTATATCTAGTAGTGAATCCAATTCTCTCGTAACTAATAAGTCAGCGGCACCTGGAATATTGGAAATGAAGGGTCTAAAAACAAACTTAGACTTTCAGCAGTACAGCTATGTAAATCAAATGTGCTATGAGGTTGCCATTCATTGGTACACTAAATATTTTCCTTATCTGGTTCTTTTTCATACTTTAGTTTTTATGCTTTGTAGtaatttttggtttaaatttccAGGCTCATGTTCAAAAATTGAGCATTTTATATCAATACTATGGAAATGTTTTGACTCTCCCTGGACAACCAGTGCCTTATGCAATGTGTCTGATGAGGGTTCAGAAGATAAAATTACTACAAAAAACAATGAGGACAAAACTTCTGTAAACCAGCCAACAAATCAGAATGCCTTGGAGATGTCATTATTTGAGAGTCCTACCACAGATAAGGCTCCTGTTGGAGCGTTAGATAAAAAGGAAAGGGAGCAAGCCAAAGCCTTATTTGAGAAGGTAAAGAATTTTCGACATCATGTGGAAGGAGGCGTTCTGCTTTATTCCATGTATACATGTCAAACAATACTTAAAGTGACCAATTTTCTGTTTGTTATTGGATACAACAGTGCTCTAACTTTTGAAGTAGAGTTTACTGTGCTTTGTAATGCTGACTTACAAGGCATAACTGGCTATACATATTTCTATTGCAATCGTCCAATGGCTTATCTCTTTTCTAAGCTCTCTTTCTTCTACCTCTGTGTTGTTGGTGTTTATGGCTTCACATGCTTTTTTACCATATACTGGTTATTCTATGGCCACTTAAAAGAATATTCTTTTGAATGTGTTCGTCAGGAAGCTGGCATCAATGATATCCCTGATGTCAAAAATGATTTGGCCTTCATGTTCCACATAGTAGATCACTATGATTCTTTGTTTTCCAAACGAATGGCTATTTTCCTCTCTGAAACAAGTGAGAACAGACTAAGGCAGCTGAACTTAAATAAAGAATGGAATGCAGAAAAACTGAGGGAGAAACTTGAAACAAATGCATGCAATCTTTTGGAGTTAAAACTGCACATGATCCCTGGCCTTCCAGATGCTGTATTTGAAATAACAGAGCTACAGTCATTAAGACTggaaaaaatgaataatattatGATACCAGCAACCATTGCTCAGCTTAATAATTTGCATGCATTATTTTTGCTTCAGAGTACTATAAAGCTTCACACTGCTGCCTTCGCTTTCCTAATGGAACACCTTCAAACGTTGACAGTTAAATTTGATAACATTCAACAAATCCCACTGTGGATATATGGCTTAAGCTGCTTGGAGGAACTGCATCTGATTTGTTCACAAAGCCCTGATGTAGCCAAAAACATCACATTTGAGTCATTCAAAAACCTAAATAACCTTAAACACCTGTTTATAAAGAGCCAGTTGTCTGGTATCCCTCAAAATGTTACTGATATTTCTCTTCAACTTCAGAGATTTTCCATCCATAATGAGGGAATAAAGCTGGTTATACCCAACAGTTTAAAGAAAATGGTCAACCTTACAGTTCTGGAGCTCATACAATGTAACTTAGGGCATGTACCTAATTCTATTTTTAGTCTACGTGCACTGAAAGAGCTGAATCTAGAGGGAAATAACCTTAGGTCTATTCAAGAATTAGCTAGCTTTCAACATCTACACAACCTAACCATCTTAAAGCTTTGGCACAACAAAATTGCAAAGATTCCAGATCATATAAACAAACTGACAAACTTGGAACAGCTGAATCTTAGCCACAATAATATAAGAGAGATTCCACATAGCTTGTTTTTGTGCTCAAAACTCAGGTACCTAGATTTGTCCTACAATGACATTTGCATTATTCAACCTTATATTTGGATGCTTCAGTCTTTAAAGTATTTTTCAATTAAATGCAATAAAGTGGAAATCATTCCCAATGAACTGTTTCTCTGCAGGAGGCTCGAGACTTTGAATCTTGGGAAAAATAAGTTACATTGTCTTTCGCCAAACATTGGGAATTTGGAGTTTTTGTCACACCTGGATATTAAAGGTAATTGCATTAGAGCCCTGCCACCAGAGCTTGGTTGCTGCAAATCCCTGAATAAAAATGAGCTTATTATAGAAGATAATATGATGGGATGTTGGCATTCATTGTTACTGAACAAACAAATACAGAACAATTGA